The Anoxybacillus flavithermus genome has a segment encoding these proteins:
- a CDS encoding multidrug ABC transporter permease, whose product MKWGNKDMPLKTFLFNRGMFTQIVRNVGWVSLIYFIGLLFALPIHIFMMTENKDWLMHHQTGRIFDIGSPIQFALMFTLPVLLAVFLFRYMQVKMSADYMHSLPIKREALFLQHIIVGMIVLIVPITLIAGCLIVMKSFLPISLYSLKHVAIWFAGTVAMNLLLFSGAVFVGMLTGMPILQGMFAYILFFFPAGIFILLIFNLKYFLYGFAYEYYLSSSLNEMIPFIQALNWETERIQPLEILIYTVLTFMFYGLSIWLYKKRHVEMATDAIVFRPLRPVFTYGFTFCVMLVGGAYFGQMQEKMSWVIFGYVFSSLFGYIIARMILAKTWRVFSSWKEYMGYVVFMSIVGLLFTFDLFGYKAYQPSLSEIERAYFGDHIYFFENDEINEENAFYYEKENIRNIYLFHQHLIEQQTYPVNDRRNVVIGYDLKNGKRVVRQYTVPMNLYNQFYKPIFNSIEFKKNHYPILRKTNFEDILQIRIGSEDKFVRLQDRADIESFLAVVQQQLLHETFDETTTNRSWGTISILYEKHEEQVIEWRKSYHLIEQWLQDRGLLQQARPTANDITEIKIIKNTKQVPLYEWIPEMIEREKSKMIVHDKQKIEQCLQLAGHGEADYIVGIYYENGRVDIQSFSKHLVPPFVD is encoded by the coding sequence ATGAAATGGGGGAACAAGGATATGCCATTGAAAACATTCTTGTTTAATCGTGGAATGTTTACTCAAATTGTTCGCAACGTCGGTTGGGTCTCGCTTATTTATTTCATCGGTTTACTTTTTGCTTTGCCTATCCATATTTTTATGATGACAGAAAACAAAGATTGGCTTATGCATCATCAAACAGGTCGTATATTTGATATCGGGAGCCCAATTCAGTTTGCCCTTATGTTTACACTACCTGTTTTGCTTGCTGTCTTTTTATTTCGTTATATGCAAGTGAAAATGTCTGCTGATTATATGCATAGTCTGCCAATCAAACGAGAAGCGTTGTTTCTTCAACACATTATCGTTGGGATGATCGTTCTTATCGTGCCTATTACACTCATTGCAGGATGTTTAATAGTAATGAAGTCGTTTCTCCCCATTTCTTTATATTCATTGAAACATGTAGCTATTTGGTTTGCAGGTACAGTTGCGATGAATTTATTATTATTTTCTGGAGCTGTGTTTGTTGGGATGCTCACTGGCATGCCCATTTTGCAAGGCATGTTCGCTTACATTCTCTTTTTCTTCCCTGCTGGAATATTTATTTTACTTATATTTAATTTGAAATATTTTTTGTACGGCTTTGCATACGAATATTATTTATCTTCTAGCTTGAATGAGATGATTCCTTTTATTCAAGCACTAAATTGGGAGACAGAACGAATCCAACCGCTCGAAATATTGATATATACTGTGCTGACTTTTATGTTTTATGGACTTAGTATATGGTTGTACAAAAAAAGACATGTTGAAATGGCAACAGATGCAATTGTCTTTCGTCCACTCCGCCCGGTATTTACATACGGTTTCACATTTTGTGTCATGCTTGTCGGTGGAGCATATTTTGGACAGATGCAGGAAAAGATGAGTTGGGTGATTTTTGGATACGTATTTTCCTCATTATTTGGTTACATCATCGCCCGCATGATTTTGGCAAAAACGTGGCGTGTATTTAGTAGTTGGAAAGAATACATGGGATATGTGGTATTTATGAGTATCGTTGGCTTATTATTTACATTTGATCTATTTGGATATAAGGCGTACCAACCGTCATTAAGCGAAATTGAACGAGCGTATTTCGGTGACCACATATACTTTTTTGAAAACGATGAAATAAACGAAGAAAACGCCTTTTACTATGAAAAGGAAAATATCAGAAATATTTATTTATTTCATCAACATCTTATTGAACAACAAACATATCCAGTTAACGATAGAAGGAATGTTGTTATCGGCTATGACTTAAAAAATGGAAAACGAGTCGTTCGCCAATATACCGTTCCAATGAATTTATACAATCAATTTTATAAGCCGATTTTTAATTCCATTGAATTTAAAAAAAATCATTATCCAATTTTACGTAAGACGAATTTTGAAGACATTTTACAAATTCGAATTGGTTCGGAAGATAAATTCGTTCGACTGCAAGATCGTGCTGATATTGAATCATTTTTAGCAGTCGTACAACAACAACTTTTACATGAAACATTTGATGAAACAACAACAAATCGCAGTTGGGGTACAATTAGCATTTTATATGAAAAACACGAAGAACAAGTAATAGAATGGAGAAAATCGTACCATCTGATTGAACAATGGCTACAAGATCGCGGTTTATTACAACAAGCGAGACCAACAGCTAATGATATCACTGAAATTAAAATTATCAAAAATACAAAACAAGTTCCGCTATATGAATGGATACCTGAAATGATTGAACGCGAAAAGTCAAAAATGATTGTTCACGATAAACAGAAAATTGAACAATGTTTACAATTGGCTGGCCATGGAGAAGCAGATTATATTGTAGGCATTTACTATGAAAATGGTCGCGTTGACATTCAGTCATTTTCAAAACATCTTGTTCCTCCATTCGTTGATTAA
- a CDS encoding peptidase U32, translating to MRKIELLAPAGDWDCLRAAVANGADAVYFGVDKYNARVRAKNFRMEELKDVMAYLHKYNVRGYVTFNILLFENELEEAKQLVEACIDAGVDALIVQDLGLVKLIRDLSPDFPIHGSTQMTVTSPEAVEFLKPYNLEVVVLGRENNLTHIQKIAEKTNVPLEVFVHGALCVSYSGQCLTSEMWGGRSANRGECAQACRLPYDLIVDGEQKEMGNVAYLLSPKDLAALDLVPELIEAGVSTFKIEGRLKSPEYVANVVSKYRKAIDEYLAGRHYTPSPEEIRELQQSFSRGFTHGFLKGTNNKQLVDGTFPKSRGVFLGTVKKVLKDGVLCELQAPLKRGDGIVFDAGRPEEKEEGGRVYDLRKNGKKIEGEVEKGLVEIIPGRHDVNLTRVHVGDRIWKTSDQELERRLRKTFETERPYRLFPLTVRVYGEAGKPLISTWRDETTGNEVTVQSEQLLDVAQKRPLTLDFIKEQFGRLGGTIFELQDVYMHTTDNVILPVKELNRIRRQAVEQLIEKRQRPRLYIKQAVDLTSSYRQKQRAENPSLMALCRTLEQVEAACDTDIDMVYADFEFTTDYPKAVQIARAMNKPIALATPRIHMPGENGILRGILKAEPDAILVRSLGAVQYYTSQLVEQALIGDFSLNISNHLAAQLFLSRGLDRITPSYDLNIQQMIDLLEAAPTERIEIVIHQHLPMFHTEHCVYCTFLSEGTDFTNCGRPCEKHRVSLRDRIGMLHPVRVDIGCRNTVYNAIEQSGAEYIPNFLSLGVRSYRVEFLEESPKKVEEVVNLYREALEGKRSGTSVWRTLKAINQLGVTRGQLIKK from the coding sequence GTGAGAAAAATTGAACTGTTAGCGCCAGCGGGAGATTGGGATTGTCTTCGTGCTGCTGTTGCCAATGGAGCAGACGCCGTTTATTTTGGTGTCGACAAATATAATGCACGTGTACGAGCGAAAAATTTTCGCATGGAAGAATTAAAAGATGTCATGGCTTATTTGCATAAATACAACGTTCGTGGATATGTTACTTTTAATATTTTATTGTTTGAAAATGAGCTAGAAGAAGCAAAGCAGCTCGTTGAAGCATGTATAGATGCAGGAGTAGATGCACTGATCGTCCAAGATTTAGGACTTGTTAAACTTATCCGCGATTTGTCGCCTGATTTCCCGATTCACGGATCAACACAAATGACCGTTACATCGCCGGAAGCGGTCGAGTTTCTGAAGCCTTATAACTTGGAAGTGGTGGTACTCGGTCGTGAAAACAATTTGACACACATTCAAAAAATTGCTGAGAAAACGAATGTCCCGTTGGAAGTTTTTGTTCATGGAGCACTTTGTGTATCATACTCAGGACAATGTTTAACATCAGAAATGTGGGGTGGGCGTTCAGCCAATCGCGGAGAATGCGCACAAGCGTGTCGTCTGCCATACGATTTAATCGTTGATGGCGAACAAAAAGAAATGGGGAACGTTGCTTATTTACTTTCACCAAAAGATTTAGCTGCTCTTGACCTCGTCCCTGAGCTCATTGAGGCGGGAGTGAGCACGTTTAAAATCGAAGGACGATTAAAGTCACCAGAATATGTAGCGAATGTTGTCAGCAAATACCGAAAAGCTATTGATGAATATTTAGCAGGACGCCATTATACTCCTTCACCTGAGGAAATACGTGAACTGCAACAAAGCTTTAGTCGAGGATTTACACATGGCTTTTTAAAAGGAACGAACAACAAACAGCTTGTTGACGGAACATTCCCGAAAAGCCGTGGTGTATTTCTTGGAACGGTCAAAAAAGTATTAAAAGACGGGGTTTTATGCGAACTACAAGCCCCATTAAAACGTGGGGATGGCATCGTATTTGATGCAGGCCGCCCAGAAGAAAAAGAAGAAGGCGGACGCGTGTATGACTTACGAAAAAACGGAAAAAAAATCGAAGGAGAAGTCGAAAAAGGGCTTGTTGAAATCATTCCAGGTCGACATGACGTCAATTTAACACGCGTACATGTCGGAGACCGCATTTGGAAAACGAGCGACCAAGAGCTTGAACGTCGCTTGCGCAAAACGTTCGAAACTGAACGACCATATCGCCTGTTCCCACTAACTGTACGCGTGTACGGCGAAGCAGGAAAACCGCTCATTTCAACATGGCGCGATGAAACGACAGGTAATGAAGTAACTGTTCAATCTGAACAGTTGTTAGATGTGGCACAAAAGCGACCATTAACACTAGATTTTATAAAAGAACAGTTCGGCAGATTAGGCGGAACGATTTTTGAATTACAAGACGTTTATATGCATACGACAGACAATGTTATTCTTCCAGTTAAAGAATTAAACCGAATAAGAAGACAAGCCGTTGAACAGCTTATTGAAAAACGGCAACGTCCGCGGCTATACATCAAGCAAGCCGTTGATTTAACATCTTCTTACCGACAAAAACAACGAGCAGAGAACCCTTCTTTAATGGCGCTCTGTCGTACGCTCGAACAAGTCGAAGCGGCATGTGATACAGATATAGACATGGTGTATGCGGATTTCGAATTTACAACCGATTATCCAAAAGCTGTACAGATTGCACGAGCCATGAATAAACCGATCGCTTTAGCTACTCCACGCATTCATATGCCGGGGGAAAATGGGATTTTGAGAGGAATTTTAAAAGCTGAACCAGATGCCATTTTAGTGCGTAGTTTAGGGGCGGTACAATATTATACGAGTCAATTAGTTGAACAAGCGTTAATTGGTGATTTTTCACTTAATATTTCAAATCATCTGGCTGCACAGTTGTTTTTATCACGGGGACTTGATCGCATTACCCCTTCTTACGATTTAAACATTCAACAAATGATTGATTTACTTGAAGCAGCGCCAACAGAACGGATCGAAATCGTTATTCATCAACACTTACCGATGTTTCATACTGAGCATTGTGTATATTGTACATTTTTAAGTGAAGGAACCGATTTTACAAACTGTGGACGACCATGTGAAAAGCATCGTGTCTCCTTGCGAGATCGTATCGGTATGCTTCATCCAGTTCGTGTCGATATCGGCTGCCGAAATACAGTGTACAACGCCATTGAACAATCTGGGGCAGAATATATTCCAAACTTTTTATCCCTTGGTGTTCGTTCATATCGTGTTGAGTTTTTGGAAGAGTCGCCGAAAAAAGTGGAAGAAGTCGTCAATTTATATCGTGAAGCGCTTGAAGGTAAACGAAGCGGTACGAGCGTATGGCGTACACTAAAAGCTATTAACCAACTTGGTGTAACACGCGGACAGCTAATCAAAAAATAA
- a CDS encoding thioredoxin family protein produces MPAVESNMFPLGEKAPSFELVNVINGQTVRLEDVKSDIATVIMFICNHCPFVKHVQEELVRLANDYQPKGVSFIAINSNDVEKYPDDSPEKMKEVAEQLGYPFPYLFDETQEVAKAYQAACTPDFYIFDGELKCVYRGQLDDSRPGNGIPVTGSSIRSALDALLLGKPVPKEQKPSIGCSIKWKEK; encoded by the coding sequence ATGCCAGCTGTTGAATCAAATATGTTTCCATTAGGGGAAAAAGCACCATCGTTTGAGCTTGTTAACGTCATCAACGGGCAAACTGTTCGTTTAGAAGATGTCAAGTCGGATATTGCGACAGTAATCATGTTCATTTGCAATCATTGTCCATTTGTGAAACATGTTCAAGAAGAACTTGTTCGTTTGGCTAATGATTATCAACCAAAAGGAGTTTCATTTATTGCAATTAATTCAAACGATGTAGAAAAATATCCAGACGATTCTCCAGAAAAAATGAAAGAAGTCGCCGAACAACTCGGATACCCGTTTCCATATTTATTTGATGAAACACAAGAAGTCGCAAAAGCATATCAAGCTGCATGTACACCGGATTTTTACATATTTGATGGTGAACTGAAATGCGTTTACCGTGGTCAACTCGATGATTCACGTCCAGGCAACGGAATCCCTGTTACTGGCTCCTCCATTCGTTCAGCTCTGGACGCATTGCTGTTAGGGAAACCTGTTCCGAAAGAACAAAAGCCAAGCATCGGTTGTAGCATCAAATGGAAAGAAAAATAA
- a CDS encoding cold-shock protein produces MNTGKVKWFNAEKGFGFIETDGGTDVFVHFTAIQGTGFKTLEEGEKVTFDIVNGNRGPQAANVQKA; encoded by the coding sequence ATGAACACAGGTAAAGTAAAATGGTTTAATGCAGAGAAAGGTTTTGGATTCATTGAGACGGACGGAGGTACAGACGTATTCGTTCACTTCACAGCGATCCAAGGTACTGGATTCAAAACGTTGGAAGAAGGCGAAAAAGTAACATTTGACATCGTGAATGGTAACCGTGGGCCGCAAGCGGCAAACGTCCAAAAAGCATAA
- a CDS encoding type I glutamate--ammonia ligase, which produces MSELLVSEQTTISAIEQIKEVIKQKHVELLHLQFVDIEGVLKHVTVTAEQLDDVVEGKIMFDGSSIKGFSPINRSDLYLLPDLQTFAVLPWTVEDGYAEARFLCSVVNPDGTLFEGDPRNVLKKTVERAKQKGYTISVGPELEFFLFETDENGNPTTKPQDSGGYFEPSPKDLGERVRLDIYRALKAMGFTIEASHHEVAEGQHEINFKYADALGAADNATTYKWVVKTIAKKYGLHATFMPKPIFGINGSGMHVNISLFKDGENAFFDPSDDNQLSETAYQFIAGLLHNVKSFAAITNPLVNSYKRLVPGYEAPCYIAWSASNRSALIRIPAKRGLATRVELRCPDPSSNPYLAFAVIAEAGLDGVEKELTCPAPIDEDIFHMTAERRAELGIENLPGSLGKAIEELKNGTIGRRTLGDHVFNEYVAMKKNEWDSYRTAVHAWEIEHYQSKF; this is translated from the coding sequence ATGAGTGAATTACTCGTTTCTGAACAAACAACTATTTCAGCAATTGAACAAATTAAAGAAGTTATCAAACAAAAACACGTTGAGTTGCTGCATTTACAATTTGTTGATATTGAAGGAGTTTTAAAGCACGTCACGGTTACAGCGGAACAACTAGATGATGTAGTAGAAGGGAAAATTATGTTTGATGGATCTTCGATTAAAGGTTTTTCACCAATTAATCGATCAGACTTATATTTACTTCCTGATTTACAAACGTTTGCAGTATTGCCGTGGACTGTAGAAGACGGATACGCAGAAGCTCGTTTTCTTTGTTCAGTTGTCAATCCGGATGGAACATTATTCGAAGGAGACCCGCGCAACGTATTGAAAAAAACGGTGGAACGCGCAAAGCAAAAAGGATACACGATCTCCGTCGGTCCTGAGTTAGAGTTCTTCTTATTTGAAACGGATGAAAACGGAAACCCAACAACAAAACCACAAGATAGCGGTGGCTATTTTGAGCCATCTCCAAAAGATCTTGGAGAACGCGTTCGCCTAGATATTTATCGTGCATTAAAGGCGATGGGATTTACCATTGAGGCTTCACATCATGAAGTTGCTGAAGGTCAGCATGAAATTAATTTCAAATATGCCGATGCGTTAGGTGCTGCTGACAATGCTACAACATACAAATGGGTCGTAAAAACGATCGCTAAAAAATACGGATTGCACGCTACGTTTATGCCAAAACCGATTTTCGGTATTAATGGTTCCGGGATGCATGTGAACATTTCGCTATTTAAAGACGGTGAAAATGCTTTCTTTGATCCATCGGACGACAATCAATTATCTGAAACGGCATACCAATTCATTGCTGGTTTATTACACAATGTAAAAAGTTTCGCAGCTATTACGAACCCACTTGTAAATTCATATAAGCGTCTTGTCCCAGGATATGAGGCGCCATGTTATATTGCGTGGTCGGCATCGAACCGCTCTGCACTCATTCGCATTCCTGCTAAACGTGGATTAGCAACACGTGTTGAGCTTCGTTGTCCAGATCCATCTTCCAATCCTTACTTAGCATTTGCAGTCATTGCTGAAGCAGGACTCGATGGTGTAGAAAAAGAACTCACTTGTCCAGCACCAATCGATGAAGACATTTTCCATATGACTGCTGAACGCCGTGCGGAGCTTGGTATCGAAAACCTTCCAGGTAGCTTAGGAAAAGCGATTGAAGAACTAAAAAATGGAACAATTGGCCGTCGTACATTAGGAGATCACGTATTTAACGAATACGTAGCAATGAAAAAGAACGAATGGGATAGTTATCGAACAGCTGTCCATGCTTGGGAAATTGAACATTATCAGTCGAAATTTTAA
- a CDS encoding GDSL family lipase, with translation MSKRIITMIVLICTATTLLWAIGLIVTIQDQFFYEASSIKQPKTTTSNIRKNNGLSIVALGDSLTRGTGDETGKGYVGYVVDELKKRANQPVQFTNLAIKGQRSPQLINQLEQKEVQRQLKEADIILMTIGGNDLFRGGEALRDLSTTEIEKEKQKFVEQLHTIFRFIRTANSNAPVFYVALYNPFNDLDNGKETSAVVRSWNYAASEVAANYKSIICVPTYDLFELQVNDYLYTDKFHPNKEGYKRIGERVASLITLTKGEK, from the coding sequence GTGTCTAAACGAATAATTACGATGATCGTATTGATTTGTACCGCAACAACACTATTATGGGCTATCGGTTTAATCGTCACTATTCAAGACCAATTTTTTTACGAAGCTTCCTCGATCAAACAACCAAAAACAACAACTTCAAACATACGGAAAAATAATGGACTTTCGATTGTCGCTCTTGGCGACTCATTAACACGTGGAACAGGGGATGAAACAGGGAAAGGATACGTTGGATATGTTGTAGATGAGCTAAAAAAACGGGCAAATCAACCCGTTCAATTCACCAATTTAGCCATTAAAGGACAACGTTCTCCTCAACTCATCAATCAACTCGAGCAAAAAGAGGTGCAACGCCAATTAAAAGAAGCGGACATTATTTTAATGACGATTGGAGGGAACGACTTGTTTCGTGGCGGGGAAGCACTAAGAGACTTATCCACCACGGAAATTGAAAAGGAAAAACAGAAATTTGTCGAGCAGCTGCATACGATTTTCCGATTCATTCGTACAGCGAATAGCAACGCCCCAGTATTTTATGTCGCTTTGTATAATCCATTTAATGATTTAGATAACGGAAAAGAAACATCTGCCGTTGTACGTAGTTGGAATTATGCAGCATCTGAAGTAGCAGCCAACTATAAGTCAATCATTTGCGTTCCGACATATGATTTGTTTGAACTGCAAGTAAACGACTATTTATATACAGATAAATTTCATCCTAATAAGGAAGGGTATAAGCGAATTGGTGAACGTGTTGCTTCACTCATTACGTTAACGAAAGGAGAGAAATAA
- a CDS encoding ABC transporter ATP-binding protein, with protein MEETLVVQNVRKTIGKKEIIKGLSFSLKKGEVFGFLGPNGAGKTTTIRMLVGLIRPTSGTISICGYDLQKQFTKAIQHIGCIVENPELYPYLSGWENLEHFARMVPGITAHRIQEVVELVGLQNRIHDLVRTYSLGMRQRLGIAQALLGKPTVLILDEPTNGLDPVGIREMRQFIRSLAEKEQLSVLVSSHLLSEIQLMCDRVAIMSKGEIIRIDTVEHLLQEQARTYWSVNPVDRAKQILQNETTVLGEKDGALVTMYESNETIARCNARLIEAGVHVSGIEHKLPTLEDLFIELTGGETID; from the coding sequence ATGGAAGAGACATTAGTTGTGCAAAACGTGCGAAAAACCATTGGAAAAAAAGAAATTATTAAAGGACTTTCGTTTTCGCTAAAAAAAGGGGAAGTGTTTGGTTTCTTAGGTCCAAATGGCGCAGGGAAGACGACAACGATTCGCATGCTTGTCGGATTGATTCGACCGACATCTGGAACGATTTCAATTTGTGGATATGATTTACAAAAACAATTTACAAAAGCGATCCAACATATAGGGTGTATCGTTGAAAACCCTGAACTTTATCCGTATTTAAGCGGTTGGGAAAATCTTGAACACTTCGCACGAATGGTTCCGGGAATTACAGCTCATCGCATTCAAGAAGTGGTTGAACTCGTCGGTCTACAAAATCGAATTCATGATCTCGTACGCACGTACTCGCTCGGCATGCGTCAACGACTTGGCATTGCGCAAGCGCTACTTGGAAAACCGACGGTGCTTATTTTAGACGAACCAACAAACGGTTTAGATCCTGTCGGCATTCGTGAAATGAGACAGTTTATTCGCTCGCTTGCTGAAAAAGAACAGTTAAGTGTGCTCGTCTCATCGCATTTATTGAGTGAAATACAACTCATGTGTGACCGTGTGGCGATTATGTCTAAAGGAGAGATTATTCGTATTGATACGGTCGAACATTTGCTACAAGAACAAGCTCGGACATATTGGAGCGTTAATCCGGTAGATAGAGCAAAACAAATACTACAAAATGAAACGACTGTGCTTGGTGAAAAAGATGGAGCGCTCGTGACAATGTATGAATCAAACGAAACGATTGCGCGTTGCAATGCCCGTTTAATTGAAGCAGGGGTACATGTCAGTGGAATTGAACACAAACTTCCAACACTAGAAGACTTATTTATTGAATTAACGGGAGGGGAAACGATTGATTAA
- a CDS encoding ABC transporter permease yields the protein MINLVYNEMLKIVRKKRLFIIAAIVAVLVSLFTYAQFKQIETIRERIGTTDWRTQLQQQIIDTQNRLNSTGISEDWKKFLKIRLQQQQYYLDNDINPMAPGAPTFMRMFIENSIELFLPLLVMVVAADLVSSEASGGTIKLLLTRPVKRWKILMSKYIAMMLSTSFVVFFVALLSYAISGIVFGYGGWNLPLLTGFSIQGEELNTSAVHLIPQWKYLLIEFGLAFFVSLVVGTLTFMLSVLLRSTAAVMGIMLAALISGAILSNMVSSWTSAKYLFMVNLRLTSYITGMAPPIDGMTLSFSMTVLATWALVALIVSFYVFTKRDVY from the coding sequence TTGATTAATCTTGTATACAATGAGATGTTAAAAATTGTTCGTAAGAAACGACTGTTTATTATAGCAGCCATCGTTGCTGTTCTCGTCAGCTTATTTACATACGCGCAATTTAAACAGATCGAAACGATTCGAGAACGGATCGGAACGACAGATTGGCGTACACAGCTACAACAACAAATCATCGACACACAAAACCGATTAAATTCGACAGGAATCTCTGAGGATTGGAAAAAGTTTCTTAAAATTCGTTTACAACAACAACAGTATTATTTAGACAACGACATTAATCCAATGGCACCCGGTGCTCCAACATTTATGCGCATGTTTATTGAAAACTCCATCGAGTTATTCTTACCACTTCTCGTTATGGTGGTTGCTGCTGATCTCGTTTCATCCGAAGCGAGCGGAGGAACAATCAAACTGTTGTTAACACGTCCTGTGAAACGATGGAAGATTTTAATGAGCAAATATATCGCGATGATGTTATCTACATCGTTTGTCGTATTTTTCGTCGCTCTATTATCATACGCTATCTCTGGTATTGTATTTGGATATGGTGGATGGAATTTGCCACTCTTAACAGGATTTTCGATTCAAGGTGAAGAATTAAATACATCAGCTGTCCATCTGATTCCTCAATGGAAATACTTGCTTATCGAATTTGGTCTCGCTTTTTTTGTTTCGCTCGTTGTCGGCACATTAACATTCATGTTATCGGTATTACTACGTAGCACAGCTGCCGTGATGGGAATTATGCTTGCCGCTCTCATTTCAGGAGCGATTTTATCAAATATGGTGTCATCGTGGACGTCTGCGAAATATTTGTTTATGGTGAATTTACGACTCACAAGTTATATTACCGGCATGGCGCCACCCATTGATGGAATGACACTTTCTTTTTCGATGACCGTGCTAGCCACTTGGGCGCTTGTCGCGCTGATCGTTTCTTTTTATGTATTTACGAAAAGGGATGTTTACTAA
- a CDS encoding coenzyme A pyrophosphatase has protein sequence MKKVIYTTMNELQQRTPTIMDFNSYAEYAVLLPLICQHDDVFVLFEVRSFQLRRQPGEICFPGGKMDACDQNPQETAIRETCEELGIKKEHITHVVPLDYVFSPFGMVIYPFVAFVNNAHMQINKKEVEDVFTVPLSFFIETKPQIYRVQFEPKPEDDFPFDDIPGGRQYNWRPRQIEEYFYYYEDKVIWGLTAKIAHHFARLIQKGKGESTCRDLLI, from the coding sequence ATGAAAAAAGTGATTTATACGACAATGAATGAACTACAGCAGCGGACACCAACAATCATGGATTTCAACTCATACGCGGAATATGCTGTACTTCTCCCGCTTATTTGTCAACATGATGACGTGTTTGTCTTATTTGAAGTACGCTCATTTCAGTTACGTCGCCAGCCCGGTGAAATTTGTTTCCCGGGTGGAAAAATGGATGCATGTGATCAAAATCCACAAGAAACAGCTATTCGAGAAACATGTGAAGAATTGGGGATTAAAAAAGAACATATTACACATGTCGTTCCACTTGATTATGTGTTTTCACCATTTGGCATGGTCATTTATCCATTTGTTGCATTTGTAAATAACGCACACATGCAAATCAATAAAAAAGAAGTGGAAGATGTATTCACCGTCCCGTTATCTTTTTTTATTGAAACGAAACCACAAATATATCGTGTTCAATTTGAACCAAAGCCCGAAGACGATTTCCCGTTTGACGATATTCCTGGAGGAAGACAGTATAATTGGCGACCAAGACAAATTGAAGAATATTTTTATTACTACGAAGATAAAGTCATTTGGGGATTAACCGCAAAAATCGCTCATCATTTTGCTCGACTTATTCAAAAAGGGAAAGGAGAATCAACATGTCGCGACCTGTTGATTTAG
- a CDS encoding MBL fold metallo-hydrolase: MSRPVDLGFGISLIDLYDLQTAQRTGAYVFHEEEVTIIETSASPSIPHLLKGLEELSIDLKDVKNIIVTHIHLDHAGGAGVLLKHCPNARVFVHPKGMRHLADPSRLIEGAKAVYGEKFDALFDPIVPIPEDRLVIKEDGETLQIGEDRTLTFLHTPGHANHHFSIYDEKSNGIFTGDTAGVFYPQLLSYDVELYLPSTSPNQFDPEAMQASIKRFMALRLERIYFGHFGMSTHVQTVWDQLHYWLPIFVQIGHDIVDKQKDKSFTEKTEAVFQLLFDNVQTFLRKQQVPDNADVYKVLQLDLQVCAMGLVDYMEKQKNH, translated from the coding sequence ATGTCGCGACCTGTTGATTTAGGATTTGGTATTTCACTCATTGATTTATATGATTTACAAACAGCCCAACGAACAGGTGCATACGTTTTCCATGAAGAAGAAGTGACAATTATCGAAACAAGCGCAAGCCCATCTATCCCGCATTTGCTTAAAGGACTAGAAGAATTATCCATCGATTTAAAAGATGTAAAAAACATTATTGTGACACATATTCATTTAGATCATGCGGGTGGAGCAGGGGTGTTATTAAAACATTGTCCAAACGCTCGCGTATTTGTTCATCCGAAGGGAATGCGACATTTGGCCGATCCATCTCGTCTCATTGAAGGGGCAAAAGCCGTTTACGGTGAAAAATTTGATGCGTTGTTTGATCCGATCGTTCCAATTCCAGAAGACCGACTGGTCATAAAAGAAGATGGGGAAACGTTACAAATCGGAGAAGATCGTACATTAACGTTTCTTCATACACCAGGGCACGCGAATCACCATTTCTCTATTTATGACGAAAAAAGCAACGGTATTTTTACAGGTGATACGGCAGGTGTTTTTTATCCACAGTTACTTTCATATGACGTGGAGTTATATTTGCCATCTACATCACCAAATCAATTTGATCCAGAAGCGATGCAAGCCTCAATTAAAAGATTCATGGCGTTACGTCTAGAGCGCATCTATTTTGGCCATTTTGGTATGTCAACTCATGTGCAGACGGTTTGGGATCAGCTACATTACTGGCTACCAATCTTCGTGCAAATAGGTCACGATATCGTAGATAAACAAAAAGATAAGTCCTTTACAGAAAAAACAGAAGCCGTTTTCCAACTTTTATTCGACAACGTTCAAACATTTTTACGCAAACAGCAAGTACCCGATAATGCAGATGTATATAAAGTGCTTCAACTTGATTTACAAGTATGTGCGATGGGACTTGTTGACTATATGGAGAAACAAAAAAATCATTGA